Sequence from the Kribbella aluminosa genome:
CCGTGGCGGTCTGCCAGTCGAGGCTGTCTGTGCCGGTCTGCCAGCCCCACGGATAGGTACGGCCGTCACTGACGTGCCTGGCGCCGCATCCGTACCCGTCGCCCTTGGGACGTCGGCCGTGGCCGGGTAGTACAGCCGCTTGCCAGTCGGCGGTGCCGGTGTCGAGGCCGGGCGCTGCGAGCAGGAAGGTCGGCCCGTCTCCGAGGCTGAGCTGTGCCAGCGGTGCGTCGTCGCCGAGGCTCCACACGCGGGCGGCGAGCCAGTGCCCGCCGGCCGGCAGCCGGAGGCGGTAGCTCTCGAACGACCAGTGGCCGACCTCGCCCCGCGACGGGCCGCGGCCGACGAGGTCGCCGTCCAGCCACAGTTCGTACCGCTCGTCGGCGGACACGTGGACGACGGCCTCGGTTGCCTCCGCGCACTCGACCCGGAGCCGGAACCCGGCCACGTCCCCGCCCTCCGCCGCGCGGATCCAGCGCGCCGGCCAGGCGGCATCTCCCGTGAACGGGTCGTCGTCGAGCTGCAACCAATGGACGTCGGCGGTTTCGTGGATCGGCACCGGTCAATGGTGCCAGCGGCGCCGGTCATCGGGGTAGCCTGATCGCTGCCAGGCGAGCTCCGACGGAGAACGGCTGTGGAGGTGCGATGCGACTGGACGGCAAGGTCGCGTTGGTGACCGGCGGGTCTGCGGGGATCGGCGCGGCGGTGGTGGACGGCCTCGCCGCGGCCGGGGTACGGGTGATCGTGCACGGGCGCGACGAGGAACGCAGCGCGGCCGTAGCTCAGCGGGTCGGTGGTGCCGTCGTCCTCGGAGATCTGGCCGTGCCCGGCGCGGCGGCCGATGTTGCGGACGCCGCGATCGCCGTTCACGGGCAGGTCGACGTACTGGTCGCGAATGCCGGGGCCGGCTGGTCCGGTCCGTTCACGGGTCTGGGCGGCGACGAGCTGGACCGTCTGGTCACGCTCGACCTGCTCGCTCCGCTGCACCTGGTTCGTTGCCTCCTGCCCCCGATGATCGAACGGCGGAACGGTCACGTCGCTCTCGTCGGATCGGTTGCGGGTCGTACGGCGGTGGCGGGCGAGGCCGTGTACGCCGCCACCAAGGCAGCCCTCGACATCTTCGCGGAGAGCCTGCGCCTGGAGCTTCGTGATACAGGTGTTGGTGTGAGTCTCACCGTCCCCGGCGTCGTGGACACCGGGTTCTTCACCGCACGCGGCCGGCCGTACGACCGGAAACGTCCGCGGCCGGTGCCCGCCGCCGTGGTCGCGCGGGCGCTGGTCGATGGCATCACCAACGACCGCGCCGAGATCTGGGTGCCGGGCTGGCTGCGGGTCGCGCCGGCGGTCCGCGCGCTGGCCCCCGGTGTGTATCGCCGGCTGTCCGCCCGGTTCGGCGAGCAGGTGGTGTCAAGATGACCGGGATCGTGGTGCCGTCGGCCGACGCGTTCTTCCTGCATGTCGAAGGGACGGGCACGGCCCAGCACGTCGGAGGTGTCGTCGCCCTCGAACCGGCCGATCGGCGCCCGTCGATCGAGGAGGTACGAACGCTGGTCGCCGACGGATTCGCCCGGCTGCCGAGGATGCACCAGCGACTCGGACCATCGTCACGGTGGCGCCGGCTGCGCTGGATCGAGGACGAGCACGTCGACCTGGACTGGCACGTCACCGAGTACCGGTCGCCGGACGGCTGGGCCGGGCTGCTGCGTCTCATCGGCGACCTCGCCGAGCAGCCGATGCCGCGGGACCGGCCGCTGTGGCGGATCGTGCTGGTCCGCGACGTCGGCCCGGGTGGTGCGGACGCGCTCGTGGTGCTGCTTCATCATTCGATTGCCGACGGCATCGGTGCGGTCCTGCACACGTTCAGCCTGTTCGAGCCGCGCCCGGCGTTGCCGGCACCGGTGGGCCCGAGGCCCGGCCGGCTCGCGCGGGCAGCGGCCGTCGCCGTAGGCCTCGCCCAGCTCGCGACCGACGGCCCCGCCCGGCCGTTGCCGCCCGGTTCGCTACGTCGTGAGTTCGGCGTCGCCGAGGTCGAGCTGGAGGTCGTACGGCGGGTCGCTGCGGATCGTGGCGTCCGCGTGACCGACCTGCTGATCGCCCTGCTCGCCGACGGGGTGTACGCCGTGTCGACAGGGCTTCCGCGGACCCTGCGGATCTCGGTGTCGACGGTGGTGCGGACCTCGGACAGCGTCGTAAAGGGCGATGCGGTCGAGGGCAACGCGATCGGCGCGACCATGGTCAAGGTGCCCGTCGACGGGCGGCCGTTCGAGGAGCTGCTGGCCGAGGTGTCCGCCCGGAGCGAGCGACTGCGCCGCTCGACGCGAGCGCTGGCGGCCCGCTTCGTGATGGCGACCGGGCTGCGGGCGGTGCCGGAGCCGTTCGTCCGCTGGTTCGCGCAGACTGTGTACGGACCACGGTTCCTGCACGGGGTGGTGTCGAACATGCCCGGCCCGACGGTGCCGATGACGTTCGCCGGGGTGCCGCACCACCGCGTGTACCCGATCCTGCCGCTGGCGCCCGGTACGCCGCTCTCCGTGGGTGCCTTGAGCTGGGGAGGTGTGCTCGGGATCGGGCTGGCGACCGACCCGGAGCTGATCGACGCCGCCGCGCTGGCCGACCACGTGAACCGCGCGCTCAGGCGGTTATGGGCCGGGCCACTCGAGGGCGAGGAAGAGGCGAGCGCGTGAGTCGGGGTCGTCCAGGCGTTCGCCGTACAGGGTCCTGAGCCGTGCCATCCGGTAGCGCACGGTCTGCGGGTGGATGCTCAGCTCGTGGGCGATCGCCTGCCGGTCGCCGAAGTGCCGCAGCCAGCTGGCGAGGGTTTCGGCGAGCCGATCGCGGGCGGCGTCCGTCTCGCCTCCGAGCGGCGCGAGCATCTCGTCGCGCAGCGCGGCGACCAGCGCCTCGTCGCGCCAGACGATCAGTGCGTCCAGGTGCTCGTCGGCGAACACCGGGTCGTCGGACAGTACGCCGGTGCTCCGCAGCCGAACGGCGATCCGGGCGATCTCCAGGCTGCGCGGCAACTGCGCCAGCGTGACGGCGTTGCCGACCACCGCGCCCATCCCGGCGAGCTCCCGGCTGAGCTGCAGCCGGCGACCCGGACCGGACGGCTCCGGGACGATGGCGCCGACGACGAGACCGTCGCGCCGGATCGGCAGTGCGCCGGGCTCGAGCCTGGCGACCAGCGTGGTGGCGGCGTGGTGGTCGCCGCTGTAGATGACGACCGCGGCGGTGTCCGGGATCCGCCAGGCCGCCTGCGCGGCCGCGGTCCGGATCGCCTCGGCGCTCGCGCGGCCGGCGAGCAGCAGGTTCGCGAGCTCCTCGCGGCGGCGCTCCCGGGCCACCGCGTCGTCGATCTGCTCCTGCAGGTACCCGTTCGCGGCCGAGAACGAGAGCTGGTTGACGAAGACGAACACCGAGTCCGCCAGCGCCGCGAGGTTGTCGGGTGCGAACTCCAGCCGGAGCGCGGTCGCCGCGACGTGCCGCCACGCGACCCGGGCGCCGAGCTGGAAGGCGGTCAGCAACCGGGTCAGGTCGTTGCCCTCCCGGAGTTGGCGGCGGCCGATCTCCTCGAACACCGGGCGGACGGCCGCGTCGGCGCGTTCGGGTGTGGTCTCCTCGGGGTTGCTGAGGTTGGCGAGCGACATGTCGAGCAGCCGGTGCACGAACAGCTCGGCGGGCCCGAGGACGGCGTCCCGGTTGGTGTCCAGGAAGGCCGCGTAGTCGGGCCAGTGCTCGGCCAGCCGGTCGCGGACCTCGGCGAGCAGGTCCGGCAGATCGTCGAGCAGGGCCTTCTCGAGGCCGGCGCGATCGAAGGTGGCGATGGTCATGTGCCCTCCGCGGCAACTGTAACGCCGTGACAAGTTTCGGCCGCCGGAATGTTGACCAGCGGGGCAGAGTTGGCAGGAAACCGCTTCCGATGATGGAAGCGTGCATCCAGACGGACTGCAGAGCGCACTCGGCAGGAGGGAACACGGGGAGAACTTCCCTGTCGCGTTGAAGGTCCTCCCCGGTGGGCCGCGGGACGGACTCCATGCCATCTACGCCTACGCCCGTACGGTCGACGAGCTGGGCGACAGTTACCCGGGGGACCGGACGGCCGCGTTGCAGGCTTTCGCCGCCGACCTGGAGCGGATCTGGTCGAGCGGGCAGCCGGTGCATCCCGTCCTGCGCCGGCTGCTCCCGGTCGTTCGCGCCCACGACCTCCCGGCGGACCCGTTCCACCGCCTGATCCAGGCCAACCTGCAGGACCAGACGGTCACGCGTTACCAGACCTTCGACGACCTGCTCGGCTACTGCCGGCTGTCCGCCGACCCGGTCGGCCGGCTGGTGCTGGGTGTCTTCGGCGTCAACGATCCCGAGACCGAGCGGCTGTCGGATCTGGTGTGTACGGCGCTGCAGCTGGTCGAGCACTGGCAGGACGTCGGCGAGGACCGCCGGGCCGGGCGGGTCTACCTGCCGCAGGAGGATCTGACGACGTACGGCGTCCCCGAAAGTGATCTCGACGACGCCGAGGCGTCCGCGTCGCTGCGGCAGCTGATGATGTTCGAGACCGAGCGGGCCGCACAGCTGCTCGGCGAAGGGGCCGTGATCGTACGGCGGCTGCACGGCTGGGCGCGGGTGTCGGTGGCCGGGTTCGTGGCCGGCGGGCAGGCGACGGTCCGGGCGTTGCGGCGTACCGGCGGCGACGTGCTGGCCCAGGAGGCGCGGCCGTCGAAGGCTGAGACGATCCGGCTGCTGATCAGGGCGGTGGCGCGATGACGGTTGCGGAGGCGTACGTCGCGTGCCTGGACATCACCCGATCGGAGGCGCGCAACTTCTACTACGGCATCCGGTTGCTGCCGCCGCCGAAACGCAACGCGCTGTCGGCGTTGTACGCGCTGGCCCGGCGGATCGACGACATCGGCGACGGCGCCCTGCCGCTGGCGGACAAGCGGACCGCGCTCGCCGAGGTCCGCAAGGATCTGGGCCGGCTCGACGACCTGAGCGATCCGGTGTACGTCGCGGTGGCCGACGCCGCCCGCCGGTACCCGGTCCCGCTCGGCGCCTTCGAGGAGCTCGTCGCGGGGGTCGAGACCGACCTGGGCGACGTACGCGTCGGCGACTTCGAGGAGCTGGTCGTGTACTGCCGCCGCGTGGCCGGGTCGGTCGGCCGCCTGTGCCTGTCGATCTTCGGTACCGCGGACGCCGACTTCGAGACGCTCTCGCAGTACGCCGACCAGCTCGGCATCGCACTGCAGCAGACCAACATCCTGCGCGACATCCGGGAGGACTTCGGCAACGGCCGGATCTACCTTCCGGCGGACGAGCTGGAGCGGTTCGGCGCGCGGATCGCGCTCGACGAGCACGGCGTACTCGAAGACCCGCAAGGCCGACTGGCCGGCTACATCCGGTACGCCGCCGGCCGCGCGCAGGACTGGTACTCGCTCGGCTGGCGGTTGCTGCCGTACCTCGACCGGCGCAGCGGCGCCTCGTGCCGGGCGATGTCGGGGATCTATCACCACCTGCTCCGCCGGATCGGTGCGAACCCGGTGCTCGTGTACGACCGGCGGCTGTCGTTGTCGGCCGCGGAGAAGGCCCAGGTGGCGCTGGCGTCGTTGGCCGGGGTGCGCTCGTGAAGCGCGTGGCCGTCGTCGGCGGCGGTCTGGCCGGGATCACCGCGGCGCTGGAGCTGGCCGACGCGGGGTGTGCGGTGGTGCTGTTGGAGGGGCGGCCGAAGCTGGGTGGGCTGACGCACTCGTTCGAACGGAGCGGGCGGTGGATCGACAACGGGCAGCACGTGTTCCTCCGGTGCTGTACGTCGTACCTGCGGCTGCTCGATCGCCTGGGGGTGCGGGACCAGGTGCACCTGCAGCGGCGGCTCGACGTACCGGTGCTGAGCGGTCGGCACTCCGGGGTCGGGCGGATCCGGCGGAACGGGATGCCGGCGCCGCTGCACCTTGGCCCCGCGTTGCTGTCGTATCGCTGGCTGACTGTGGCGGAGCGGATTGCGGCCGTACGTGCGGCGCTCGCGATGAGGCGGGTGGACCGGACAGCCGCGGAGGTCGACGCGCAGTCGTTCGGGGACTGGCTGGCCGCGCACGGGCAGGACGCGCGGGCGGTGGAGGCGCTGTGGGAGCTGATCGGGATCGCGACGCTCAACGCCCGGGCCGAGGACGCATCGCTGGCGGTGGCGGCGACGGTGTTCCAGCTCGGACTGCTCGAGCGCAGTGATGCCGCGGACATCGGCTGGTCGTCGGTGCCGTTGCAGCAGTTGCACGGCGCCGCCGCCGCGCGGGCGTTGACGGCGGCGGGTGCCGCGGTGCGGTTGCGGGCGCGGGTCCGGGTGCTGGACGAGAAGGATGGTGGATGGGCGATCGAGGGCGAGACCTACGACGACGTCGTACTCGCGGTGCCGCCGGCCGATGCGGCGGCGTTGCTGCCGGATGGTGCGGTGGAGCTGCCGGGAGGATGGGCGGAGGCACTCGGTAGCTCGCCGATCGTCAATGCGCATGTGGTGTTCGACCGGGTGGTGCTGGACGAGCCGTTCGTCGCCGGTGTCGACAGCCCGCTGCAATGGGTGTTCGACCGTGGCACCGAGCCGGACGGCCAGTACATCGCGGTCTCGCTGTCCGCGGCCGACGCACTGATCGACGTCCCCGTCGCGGACCTCCGGGACGTGTTGGTACCCGCCCTCCGGCAGCTGCTTCCCGCGGCTGCCGACGCGCGTGTGAAGGAGTTCTTCGTGACCCGAGAACGCAATGCCACCTTCCGGCCGGCGCCCGGATCTGGCCGGTTCCGTCCCGGTGCGACGACGAATCGCGCCGGCCTGCACCTCGCCGGCGCTTGGACCGCCACCGGCTGGCCCGCCACGATGGAGGGCGCCGTCCGCAGTGGTGAGGCGGCTGCCGCGTCGGTGCTCAACGCCGCGGCAGTACCTGTTCCGGACGCTGCCTCATGACCGCCGTCGACCCGATGCCCTCGGCAACCAAAGCTCCGGAGCTGCTGGCCCGCGGGCGTGACCTGGTCGAGCCGTCGTTGCGGCAAGCCCTGGGCCGGCTCGACGACCACACCCGGCTGATCGCGTCGTACCACTTCGGCTGGTGCGACGCGGACGGCCGGCCGATGACCGGCAGTTCCGGCAAGGCGATCCGTCCCGGGCTGACGCTGCTGGTCGCCGAGGCCGTGTGCGGTACGCCGGAACCGGCCGTTCCCGGCGGTGTCGCCGTCGAGCTGGTGCACAACTTCTCGCTGATCCACGACGAC
This genomic interval carries:
- a CDS encoding wax ester/triacylglycerol synthase domain-containing protein, whose protein sequence is MTGIVVPSADAFFLHVEGTGTAQHVGGVVALEPADRRPSIEEVRTLVADGFARLPRMHQRLGPSSRWRRLRWIEDEHVDLDWHVTEYRSPDGWAGLLRLIGDLAEQPMPRDRPLWRIVLVRDVGPGGADALVVLLHHSIADGIGAVLHTFSLFEPRPALPAPVGPRPGRLARAAAVAVGLAQLATDGPARPLPPGSLRREFGVAEVELEVVRRVAADRGVRVTDLLIALLADGVYAVSTGLPRTLRISVSTVVRTSDSVVKGDAVEGNAIGATMVKVPVDGRPFEELLAEVSARSERLRRSTRALAARFVMATGLRAVPEPFVRWFAQTVYGPRFLHGVVSNMPGPTVPMTFAGVPHHRVYPILPLAPGTPLSVGALSWGGVLGIGLATDPELIDAAALADHVNRALRRLWAGPLEGEEEASA
- the hpnC gene encoding squalene synthase HpnC, with the translated sequence MHPDGLQSALGRREHGENFPVALKVLPGGPRDGLHAIYAYARTVDELGDSYPGDRTAALQAFAADLERIWSSGQPVHPVLRRLLPVVRAHDLPADPFHRLIQANLQDQTVTRYQTFDDLLGYCRLSADPVGRLVLGVFGVNDPETERLSDLVCTALQLVEHWQDVGEDRRAGRVYLPQEDLTTYGVPESDLDDAEASASLRQLMMFETERAAQLLGEGAVIVRRLHGWARVSVAGFVAGGQATVRALRRTGGDVLAQEARPSKAETIRLLIRAVAR
- the hpnE gene encoding hydroxysqualene dehydroxylase HpnE; protein product: MKRVAVVGGGLAGITAALELADAGCAVVLLEGRPKLGGLTHSFERSGRWIDNGQHVFLRCCTSYLRLLDRLGVRDQVHLQRRLDVPVLSGRHSGVGRIRRNGMPAPLHLGPALLSYRWLTVAERIAAVRAALAMRRVDRTAAEVDAQSFGDWLAAHGQDARAVEALWELIGIATLNARAEDASLAVAATVFQLGLLERSDAADIGWSSVPLQQLHGAAAARALTAAGAAVRLRARVRVLDEKDGGWAIEGETYDDVVLAVPPADAAALLPDGAVELPGGWAEALGSSPIVNAHVVFDRVVLDEPFVAGVDSPLQWVFDRGTEPDGQYIAVSLSAADALIDVPVADLRDVLVPALRQLLPAAADARVKEFFVTRERNATFRPAPGSGRFRPGATTNRAGLHLAGAWTATGWPATMEGAVRSGEAAAASVLNAAAVPVPDAAS
- a CDS encoding PucR family transcriptional regulator gives rise to the protein MTIATFDRAGLEKALLDDLPDLLAEVRDRLAEHWPDYAAFLDTNRDAVLGPAELFVHRLLDMSLANLSNPEETTPERADAAVRPVFEEIGRRQLREGNDLTRLLTAFQLGARVAWRHVAATALRLEFAPDNLAALADSVFVFVNQLSFSAANGYLQEQIDDAVARERRREELANLLLAGRASAEAIRTAAAQAAWRIPDTAAVVIYSGDHHAATTLVARLEPGALPIRRDGLVVGAIVPEPSGPGRRLQLSRELAGMGAVVGNAVTLAQLPRSLEIARIAVRLRSTGVLSDDPVFADEHLDALIVWRDEALVAALRDEMLAPLGGETDAARDRLAETLASWLRHFGDRQAIAHELSIHPQTVRYRMARLRTLYGERLDDPDSRARLFLALEWPGP
- a CDS encoding SDR family NAD(P)-dependent oxidoreductase, with protein sequence MRLDGKVALVTGGSAGIGAAVVDGLAAAGVRVIVHGRDEERSAAVAQRVGGAVVLGDLAVPGAAADVADAAIAVHGQVDVLVANAGAGWSGPFTGLGGDELDRLVTLDLLAPLHLVRCLLPPMIERRNGHVALVGSVAGRTAVAGEAVYAATKAALDIFAESLRLELRDTGVGVSLTVPGVVDTGFFTARGRPYDRKRPRPVPAAVVARALVDGITNDRAEIWVPGWLRVAPAVRALAPGVYRRLSARFGEQVVSR
- the hpnD gene encoding presqualene diphosphate synthase HpnD, with amino-acid sequence MTVAEAYVACLDITRSEARNFYYGIRLLPPPKRNALSALYALARRIDDIGDGALPLADKRTALAEVRKDLGRLDDLSDPVYVAVADAARRYPVPLGAFEELVAGVETDLGDVRVGDFEELVVYCRRVAGSVGRLCLSIFGTADADFETLSQYADQLGIALQQTNILRDIREDFGNGRIYLPADELERFGARIALDEHGVLEDPQGRLAGYIRYAAGRAQDWYSLGWRLLPYLDRRSGASCRAMSGIYHHLLRRIGANPVLVYDRRLSLSAAEKAQVALASLAGVRS